A single genomic interval of Natronolimnobius sp. AArcel1 harbors:
- a CDS encoding PQQ-binding-like beta-propeller repeat protein, translating into MTDNYRQVGSFESRRVEAVGVGHDVIAIGLEDRLELVTGSDSTGIDHGDRILDVAVADRVIVLSPGELTTYSRTGDRLWTQSVEDAHAIAAITNADICGVLGPDRVSGIDVSSGRERFDVERSRPGGPDDALIAVPTGFLIATWTFLTHVDVEGHVDFDRDLSAVVRSVGRCDDTLVAALQSDQLVGLQAGTGDPRWRTELEANHVAPVGEGTVLVSTTDGTRSVSSDGTTEPVGDLPGGETYTTPSGTLVCAVRGGTVATYVHTREQLGLEVATETVGIGGTIDIHVSNPTDRERTATLTVDVTGCSLSPAERTVSVAPGVTELVDFPVSAVRAEGVADLSIAVDGSVASETSITVEDAASGGLAVDAALETASIDDGVAKLAVTVENVGGVALDSVSLLETETGTDELQPGETWTGSVTRPYEPDRRVSVGLEVFRGDRRREYAPTCTLPALPTIDVESGRDAIRATIVTDGDPPVSDRLVIEVPGAGRVRSPVTIDGDELLVVVPLYEDGTARIALDAIDVDERVQVSDLSLFTTSSGTRSTRERRGNRSSSRSRSDPPSRQPGSDSRSDPGSDPGAADTFAASDPTDSRGPKRHLSGPPDQSQSTTATDADSQSLSVTRRVDDSLVLGHAVRDRIVVSAVDGRAEEVSVIIDDERVELGSVPAGETATVERAVGAVSIDGVVLAPATVEAGGTIVDRLPERRLEVSSEGLAVRAAVDPTDGTVVADLANRDDRNCRVLGVEIDGPSRPESIDERLEAGATATVTASLDTVGGDGRGLGVERDAVGLSIAVRYDDGKEETIDALAAVTPLEGGGTATGSSSPENMLLTAAIGPETQAAGEYGSVVLVFKNESNRPLLDVSVSATGDPINDMFYSEARRGELAAGDWIEHFVDLESGIDEPTFEATVSYMLEDSSERAYTVRASGPAVTNEAEWTDDHLAAWSVERLDEATAGNETLSVPELPSSLSTSLRRR; encoded by the coding sequence ATGACCGATAACTACAGACAGGTCGGTTCCTTCGAGAGTCGGCGGGTTGAGGCTGTCGGTGTCGGCCACGATGTGATCGCGATCGGACTCGAGGATCGCCTCGAACTGGTTACAGGGAGTGACTCGACCGGGATCGACCACGGCGACCGGATCCTCGACGTTGCCGTTGCGGACCGGGTGATCGTTCTTTCTCCCGGCGAACTCACCACATACTCGCGGACGGGTGACCGATTGTGGACTCAGTCCGTCGAGGATGCCCATGCGATTGCTGCTATCACCAACGCAGACATCTGCGGCGTGCTCGGTCCCGATCGGGTATCTGGAATCGACGTCTCGAGTGGCCGCGAGCGATTCGACGTTGAACGATCTCGACCCGGTGGCCCTGATGACGCCCTTATCGCGGTTCCAACCGGGTTTTTGATCGCCACCTGGACGTTCCTCACCCATGTCGACGTCGAGGGACACGTCGACTTCGATCGTGACCTTTCGGCGGTCGTTCGAAGCGTTGGACGCTGTGATGACACGCTCGTCGCAGCCCTGCAGAGCGATCAACTCGTCGGGCTTCAGGCCGGTACCGGCGACCCGCGGTGGCGGACGGAACTCGAAGCAAACCACGTCGCACCGGTCGGCGAAGGCACGGTACTCGTGAGCACGACCGACGGAACACGGTCGGTCAGTTCTGACGGGACGACCGAACCGGTCGGCGACCTCCCTGGCGGCGAGACGTACACCACGCCCTCGGGGACACTCGTTTGTGCGGTGCGAGGCGGAACGGTAGCCACGTATGTTCACACGCGCGAGCAACTCGGCCTCGAGGTCGCGACCGAGACTGTCGGCATCGGTGGAACCATCGACATTCACGTCTCGAACCCGACGGATCGGGAGCGGACCGCAACGCTCACCGTTGACGTCACGGGCTGTTCGCTCTCGCCGGCGGAGCGGACGGTGTCCGTTGCGCCCGGAGTAACAGAACTCGTTGATTTTCCAGTGTCGGCGGTCCGCGCGGAGGGTGTGGCTGATCTCTCAATCGCCGTCGATGGCTCGGTGGCCTCCGAGACGTCGATTACAGTCGAAGACGCCGCTAGCGGGGGACTGGCTGTCGACGCCGCTCTTGAGACAGCGTCGATCGATGATGGCGTAGCCAAACTCGCGGTGACCGTCGAGAATGTTGGCGGCGTGGCGCTCGATTCGGTCTCGCTGCTCGAGACCGAAACCGGGACGGACGAACTCCAACCTGGTGAGACGTGGACGGGGTCGGTAACCCGACCCTACGAGCCCGATCGGCGCGTTTCAGTTGGCCTCGAGGTGTTTCGCGGGGATCGCCGTCGGGAATACGCGCCGACCTGTACGCTCCCTGCGCTCCCGACGATCGACGTCGAATCCGGTCGCGACGCGATTCGAGCGACGATCGTGACCGATGGCGACCCGCCGGTCTCGGATAGGCTGGTGATCGAGGTGCCCGGTGCCGGCCGTGTTCGATCGCCGGTGACGATCGACGGTGACGAACTCCTCGTAGTCGTCCCTCTGTACGAAGATGGGACCGCGCGTATCGCACTCGATGCAATCGATGTCGACGAGCGGGTCCAGGTCTCCGATTTGAGTCTGTTCACGACGTCATCGGGAACCAGGTCCACTCGCGAGCGCCGTGGTAACCGTTCCAGTTCTCGTTCCCGTTCCGACCCACCATCGCGCCAGCCTGGTTCCGATTCGCGCTCCGACCCCGGGTCTGACCCGGGAGCAGCCGATACGTTTGCTGCATCCGACCCGACTGACTCGAGGGGTCCGAAACGCCATCTCTCAGGCCCTCCAGACCAGAGCCAGAGCACCACCGCGACCGACGCTGACTCTCAATCACTTTCTGTAACTCGTCGCGTCGACGACTCTCTCGTGCTCGGCCACGCAGTCCGAGATCGTATCGTCGTCTCGGCAGTGGACGGTCGCGCTGAGGAGGTTTCGGTTATCATCGATGATGAACGGGTCGAACTTGGATCTGTTCCGGCTGGCGAAACGGCAACCGTAGAGCGCGCTGTCGGTGCTGTCTCCATCGACGGCGTGGTTCTAGCGCCCGCGACGGTCGAGGCTGGCGGAACCATCGTCGACCGGCTTCCCGAGCGCCGACTCGAGGTCTCGAGCGAGGGACTCGCCGTCAGGGCAGCAGTCGACCCAACGGACGGAACCGTCGTCGCAGATCTGGCGAACCGCGACGACCGCAACTGTCGGGTGCTTGGCGTTGAAATCGACGGACCGAGCCGTCCAGAGTCGATCGACGAGCGACTCGAGGCTGGTGCAACGGCGACCGTTACCGCCTCTCTCGACACTGTCGGCGGAGATGGGCGCGGATTGGGTGTTGAACGCGACGCCGTTGGCCTCTCGATCGCCGTTCGCTACGACGACGGCAAAGAGGAGACGATTGACGCGCTGGCGGCGGTGACGCCGCTCGAGGGGGGTGGAACGGCCACCGGCTCATCGTCGCCCGAGAACATGTTGCTCACTGCCGCCATCGGGCCTGAGACTCAGGCTGCGGGAGAGTACGGTTCTGTTGTGCTCGTCTTCAAGAACGAAAGCAACCGACCGCTGCTGGATGTCTCAGTGTCAGCAACTGGCGACCCAATCAATGATATGTTTTATTCCGAGGCGCGCCGCGGCGAACTGGCGGCCGGTGACTGGATCGAACATTTCGTCGACTTGGAAAGTGGTATTGACGAACCGACCTTCGAAGCAACCGTGAGCTACATGCTCGAGGACAGTTCTGAACGAGCGTATACCGTCCGTGCGTCAGGGCCAGCAGTCACCAACGAAGCGGAGTGGACTGACGACCATCTCGCGGCGTGGTCTGTCGAACGACTTGACGAGGCGACAGCTGGCAACGAGACCCTCTCGGTCCCCGAATTACCGTCGTCGCTGTCAACGTCGCTTCGTCGGCGGTAG
- a CDS encoding cell division protein FtsZ, giving the protein MTYLFVGAGQAGGAIVDSIFDYTDDSMLGLFESTDISTLGRPMVFNSTMRDLQNLSNVPAGDQYGVAEQHGLVQGTEPGFEEMVTGGFGRNPVEADEVMSEHASELQTIFGERFDDGYDRADDSEGAEDVQTDPSRSNTIQFAFLFLGLGGGTGCGIGPHLAREIKSFTDGQTKVVAVAVLPNTRGGASSDDDGPSAGRQAWNARYGLERLEEEVDGIILMDNQRISYLASAGGEFGEYNEYVATAIHDMVAGPMLSSVDASEVDGIDTPDIDVRDIVTSLSFGVGTEESTPGYGAIGRSVTMTRSLSGYLLPFVGKRNIDSAALSRLSASKQTLANADVEDAQKAIALIRAPSATLGGGSHSVETGTVKEFLERSCGLNEVNLGVALSDRNLASVTTLLTYRREDIDRLKEIEAAADAYERETEELLA; this is encoded by the coding sequence ATGACGTACCTGTTTGTTGGGGCGGGACAGGCCGGGGGAGCGATCGTCGACTCAATTTTTGATTACACCGACGACTCGATGTTAGGGCTATTCGAGTCAACCGACATTTCGACGCTCGGTCGTCCAATGGTCTTCAATTCGACGATGCGAGACTTACAGAACCTGTCGAATGTTCCCGCCGGAGATCAGTACGGTGTCGCAGAACAGCACGGCCTGGTTCAGGGGACCGAACCGGGCTTCGAAGAGATGGTCACGGGAGGATTCGGGCGCAATCCGGTGGAAGCTGACGAGGTGATGAGCGAGCATGCGTCTGAACTCCAGACGATTTTCGGGGAGCGTTTCGACGACGGGTACGACAGAGCAGACGATTCCGAAGGGGCAGAAGACGTCCAAACCGACCCTAGTCGATCCAACACGATTCAGTTTGCGTTTCTCTTTCTCGGACTAGGCGGGGGAACTGGATGCGGGATCGGTCCGCATCTGGCCCGAGAGATCAAATCGTTTACTGACGGGCAAACAAAAGTCGTCGCGGTCGCCGTCCTGCCAAACACGAGAGGAGGAGCTAGTTCAGACGACGACGGCCCGAGCGCTGGTCGACAAGCGTGGAACGCACGGTACGGGCTCGAGCGCCTCGAGGAGGAGGTTGACGGGATAATTCTGATGGATAATCAGCGGATTTCGTACCTCGCCTCTGCGGGCGGAGAGTTCGGTGAGTACAACGAGTACGTTGCGACGGCGATCCACGACATGGTTGCGGGGCCGATGTTGAGCAGCGTCGACGCAAGTGAGGTTGACGGCATCGACACGCCGGACATTGACGTTCGTGACATCGTGACGTCGCTCTCGTTCGGCGTCGGCACCGAGGAGTCGACGCCGGGTTACGGCGCAATCGGTCGTTCGGTAACGATGACGCGGTCGCTTTCGGGCTACCTGTTACCGTTCGTCGGAAAGCGAAACATCGACAGCGCTGCACTCTCGCGGCTGTCGGCGTCGAAACAGACGCTCGCAAACGCCGATGTTGAGGACGCACAGAAAGCCATCGCACTGATCCGAGCGCCGAGTGCGACCCTCGGCGGCGGCTCACACAGCGTCGAGACAGGGACCGTTAAGGAGTTCCTTGAGCGCAGTTGCGGGCTGAATGAGGTGAACTTGGGAGTTGCACTTAGTGACCGGAATCTGGCATCGGTGACGACGTTGTTGACTTATCGCCGAGAAGATATCGACCGACTCAAGGAGATCGAGGCGGCGGCCGACGCCTACGAGCGGGAGACGGAGGAGTTACTGGCATGA
- a CDS encoding DUF5518 domain-containing protein — MSESTNKGGEGTGKLLKAILAGVIVTKIVYFIPVVQIGAPLLGGATTAYIINRGPLGGLKSGFLKGLAMTFPAIILGVFFAGMVADVPFLGDLLAGSLIVLVGIIVIHSVTLGMIGGLVSGWIAQKVRTTPVPTDQTVKKTAEAANTVDNVKDTYSEHRNAKSDVDDTTERTSAAANDADSDDVTEETRSKPNASIPSTSKGRPTSADREQDRTPTHGERSGSAPWSNGQPCSACGETVSTNASFCPACGVESPLESTAEKSHSNAESNSSLRTAGTNAQGPQRKQGHEDDESGDDTEPSVAATAAETVAEHERPESAVASQLCRTLSDSDASSDRVETVLSDAVAVIDSAVAVIDAVDAIDDPSSSRELESARRRLTGTNGDLATALVPVFERGREREETLETVERKREQLREAAKKLCQEAEQADDLTIRSTDIESRTAELARALERNEIVFAASGADESVTETIAEFERSARPQSAQSRELLEVLGGGHSNELTDVLRATIDSLDEFADLQAAIADIGERDVRRRLDSLDGELQREEGAVYRHLADRVRELEAMVDRNEIDDVQLYAIYQESTFYDRTLLPRLSRARPSDGSVDFDRLTTAVDRRIETIEDEYITVRADHNHTIPKHFLSLAAELRNEAAALEGRQPEQAAGVLSASEELLDYIEQLYERNEYSVMLRRLRG; from the coding sequence ATGAGCGAGTCTACAAATAAGGGAGGCGAGGGGACCGGGAAGTTGCTGAAAGCAATCCTTGCGGGAGTGATTGTGACCAAAATAGTCTACTTCATCCCGGTTGTACAAATCGGTGCACCGCTCCTCGGCGGGGCGACGACAGCCTATATTATCAACCGAGGACCGCTCGGCGGACTGAAGTCCGGTTTTCTTAAGGGACTGGCGATGACGTTTCCCGCCATTATACTTGGCGTGTTCTTCGCGGGCATGGTAGCCGACGTGCCGTTCCTGGGAGATCTGCTTGCAGGAAGTCTCATCGTTCTCGTCGGGATAATCGTGATACACTCCGTTACGCTGGGAATGATCGGCGGACTCGTCAGCGGCTGGATCGCACAGAAAGTCCGAACAACGCCCGTACCGACCGACCAAACAGTGAAAAAAACCGCAGAGGCGGCTAACACTGTCGATAACGTGAAAGACACATACTCGGAACACCGAAATGCCAAGTCTGACGTCGACGACACCACTGAGAGAACATCGGCTGCGGCGAACGATGCCGATTCGGACGACGTGACCGAAGAGACGCGATCGAAACCAAACGCCTCCATACCGTCGACGTCTAAAGGAAGGCCGACATCCGCGGACAGAGAGCAAGACCGGACACCAACGCATGGCGAACGTAGCGGATCGGCCCCTTGGTCGAACGGCCAACCTTGTTCCGCTTGTGGGGAAACTGTCTCGACCAATGCAAGTTTCTGTCCCGCGTGTGGCGTCGAATCACCGCTCGAGTCAACAGCTGAGAAATCCCATTCAAACGCCGAGTCGAACTCGAGCCTGCGGACCGCAGGGACCAACGCTCAAGGGCCACAGCGCAAGCAGGGACACGAGGACGATGAGAGTGGCGACGACACCGAACCGAGTGTGGCGGCAACTGCTGCGGAGACGGTTGCCGAGCACGAACGGCCCGAGTCGGCCGTTGCAAGCCAACTTTGTCGGACCCTCTCTGATTCCGACGCGTCAAGCGACCGCGTCGAGACCGTTTTGAGTGATGCGGTCGCGGTCATCGACTCGGCTGTCGCAGTGATCGACGCAGTCGATGCAATCGATGATCCGTCTTCGAGTCGAGAACTCGAGTCCGCCCGTCGACGGCTAACCGGGACGAACGGCGATCTGGCTACCGCGTTAGTGCCGGTTTTCGAGCGAGGGCGCGAGCGCGAGGAAACGCTCGAGACCGTTGAACGGAAACGAGAGCAACTTCGGGAGGCGGCCAAAAAGCTTTGTCAAGAAGCCGAACAGGCGGACGATCTGACGATTCGCTCGACCGACATTGAGTCTCGAACCGCCGAACTGGCAAGGGCACTCGAACGGAACGAAATCGTGTTTGCGGCGTCGGGAGCGGACGAATCGGTGACCGAGACCATTGCTGAATTCGAGCGGTCAGCGCGCCCGCAGAGCGCGCAGTCCCGCGAGTTGCTCGAGGTTCTTGGTGGTGGGCACAGCAACGAATTGACGGACGTGTTGCGCGCAACGATTGACTCACTCGATGAGTTCGCTGACTTACAAGCGGCAATCGCAGACATTGGCGAGCGCGACGTTCGCCGGCGACTCGACTCCCTCGATGGAGAACTCCAGCGTGAGGAGGGAGCTGTGTATCGCCATCTCGCTGACCGCGTCCGGGAACTCGAGGCAATGGTCGATCGAAACGAGATCGACGACGTACAGCTGTACGCGATCTATCAGGAGAGTACATTCTATGATCGAACGCTACTCCCACGACTGTCCAGGGCCAGACCCAGTGATGGTTCGGTCGATTTCGACCGACTCACGACGGCTGTCGACCGGCGGATCGAAACGATAGAAGACGAGTACATCACCGTTCGGGCAGATCACAACCACACGATACCAAAGCACTTCCTCTCGTTGGCTGCGGAACTGCGCAACGAAGCGGCCGCGCTCGAGGGACGACAGCCAGAACAGGCAGCCGGAGTCCTTTCTGCGTCCGAGGAACTCCTTGACTATATTGAGCAACTCTACGAGCGAAACGAGTACAGCGTGATGCTTCGTCGGCTACGCGGGTAG